In Cydia strobilella chromosome 6, ilCydStro3.1, whole genome shotgun sequence, one DNA window encodes the following:
- the LOC134742298 gene encoding uncharacterized protein LOC134742298, with translation MSGYLGSISNFDPNTQDWQIFVSRLKQFLGLNTITDEGKKKAVLLTHLSDDAYRLLTNLAHPKDVETVKYDDLLNLLNGHFVPKRSTFTDKAKFYNAVKTDGEKIEDWAARLRGLAVHCEFGTALEMMLRDRFVLGFNAGPERDRLCEQDVEKLTFAKALELAQQASCARQAKATPAVLKEEPVFRTSTTKSGSSGRGGHGGHGSRGRHGSRAADSADSSSRCNICGLRNHAADRCRYKNYRCQKCNEKGHLKKVCTSSRVNNIGIGQSSDAQESGDGSSDCEECQLFNLRCVNYDPIFIPVVLNNGVKLNMELDSGSGSNNASSVTSRTADCLRNSKIGDERMRI, from the exons atgtccgGTTATTTAGGGAGTATTTCTAACTTTGATCCTAATACGCAGGACTGGCAAATATTTGTTAGTCGATTGAAGCAGTTTTTAGGGTTAAATACGATTACGGACGAGGGGAAGAAGAAAGCGGTTTTATTAACGCATCTTTCCGATGACGCATATCGGCTACTTACAAACCTCGCGCACCCAAAGGACGTGGAAACGGTGAAGTACGATGACCTGCTCAATTTACTCAACGGACACTTTGTACCAAAGAGGTCAACCTTCACGGACAAAGCGAAATTCTACAATGCGGTAAAGACAGACGGCGAAAAGATCGAAGACTGGGCGGCTCGACTTCGTGGACTGGCAGTTCACTGCGAGTTCGGAACCGCTCTGGAAATGATGCTTCGCGACCGTTTTGTTCTGGGATTCAATGCGGGTCCAGAACGAGACCGACTCTGCGAGCAGGATGTGGAGAAGTTAACGTTCGCTAAGGCGTTGGAGCTAGCTCAGCAGGCGTCTTGTGCTCGACAGGCCAAGGCCACCCCTGCGGTGCTCAAGGAGGAGCCAGTGTTCCGGACGAGCACGACAAAGAGCGGCAGCAGCGGCCGCGGAGGTCACGGAGGTCACGGGAGCCGCGGCAGACACGGCAGCCGCGCGGCAGACAGCGCGGACTCTTCTTCCCGTTGTAATATTTGTGGTCTTCGTAATCACGCGGCGGATAGGTGTAGGTATAAAAATTACCGGTGTCAAAAGTGTAACGAAAAAGGCCATCTTAAGAAAGTGTGCACATCCAGTCGTGTAAATAATATCGGTATCGGACAGTCGTCGGATGCCCAGGAGTCTGGAGACGGCAGCAGTGACTGCGAGGAATGCCAGCTGTTCAATTTGAGGTGCGTCAATTATGATCCCATATTTATTCCTGTCGTTCttaataatggcgtaaaatTAAACATGGAACTAGATTCGGGGTCAGGTTCAAAT AACGCATCTTCAGTGACGTCACGGACGGCCGATTGCCTCCGAAATTCGAAGATCGGCGACGAACGGATGCGTATATGA